Within the Salvia hispanica cultivar TCC Black 2014 chromosome 4, UniMelb_Shisp_WGS_1.0, whole genome shotgun sequence genome, the region aataaattttgtattctaCAATTACCCGAACCCCATTATGTCttattaatagttttattattttaataatatttattttaaaatataatattaatagtatattatatatcttgattaaaacagaaagtaaaaattttaaaattcatataccatattttcagaaaaatctatcatttttaatcaaaatatccTAAAATTATAGCTTATGGTTTTTCAGAAATtgaaatgttttattataaatttaatcgTGATGTGCTCttaagtaaaattttaagtttgaacatatattattaaaatagtaaaatcaTCAGTGGAATGTCATGAAACCATAGTCTTGTGCGATCTCATCTGATCCAATAAacatgttttcttttattacaCAGTCGGTCCACACGCACACAAATTGATGATTGGATAAGCAAGCTGACACACTAAATCACTAGTTAAACATAACTTAAATATTACGCAATTTTTGCTAAACTATAATACTACgtgttttttttctaaaatattactttgcttcattatttaattaataaacatttatatcatctaaaaattataataaaacttcatttaaaaaaaatcaaggaGTGGTAATATATgctctttatttttcaaaatagatggatgcaaattattttatttttatttaaaattttaaattaaagatgCATGCATTATGGGTGTATATATACTtgtctaaaaataaaaaaagtttttacaAGAGAAAGTAATTTATCTTAAAGAATGAATTAATTACTTTACAGTAAGTAACTTTTCAgtgttataaataaattgagtgaactacaaaaatggtctctggattatgggtttatctcgctcatagtccctggactttaaaaatatcgctagtagtccctggactaagggtttatctcgaaattgatccttttggcttttttttgtACGAAAATGtccttttgaggggttttggggggtttgggcaatttgatctttttacacttttaacattttaaatatgatattatttcagttatgtactaaatttgatattatttcaaaattatcattcgtcttcccttttgtcatccttcactttgtttctttaattcaatattaaatttaattttacaaaattttaaattttaacttttaaatatcaataaatttttttaattacaaaaattattaaataaaaaaattaatagtcataatcaatatttgaaagtgtataatatttaatcaatatgaCAATgacttagttttaatcaatatttaatagctttaatcataaatatatcatataacacgatttattctgaaataaatatgcatctaatgtaagactaatataatttttgtttattaatttgaaaacaatcaaaatttactagtaattttcaacaaaaatactcctatataaaagttttagtaggatcaaatttttagtcaacttcataatattcaatcacaagcaattataacaaccgaacgaaggctaaatagaataactcttatttttccatcatgattaatattatttgtgtgtacttcttcaattcagctgaatattatattaaataacaaaaattaatagttttaatcaatatttatagtgtccatgaattaatagtttaattaaaaattttattgatatttaaaaatcaaaatttaaaatttaattttataaaattaaatataatattgaaataaaaaacaaagtgaaggatgacaaaatggaagaagaatgataattttgaaataatatcaaatttagtacataacaataatatcagatttaaaatgttaaaaatgtaaaaagatcaaattgtccaaaaccctcaaaaacccccaaaagggcattttcataccaaaaaaaagccaaaaggaccaattttgagataaacccttagtccagggactactgacgatatttttaaagtccagagACTATGAACGAGATAAACTCATAGTTTATGGACCATTTTTTAAGttaactcaaataaattaaatgtgttgCACTTGGCACTCCATAAAAAGCATGCAAGTCGACAGAAAAATGATCCCAAATAGAGCCTCAAATGATTTTGAGAACGACAACTCTGACTTCCACcagttttttaaattgattgtaagaataaaacaatttttttttttctcttgttcCAAATTCCAGTTAGTGTTTGAATGGTTTGGATAAATAAATCATTCAATTCCCGCTAAAGAATAaagattaatattaaaatgtatttaactaattaagtgTATCGtcataattaataactaaaactCTCGAGAAATGTTAACAACTGAAATGCGCTTCTATCATCTTATtctataatttctttttataacttttattcatATACAGATTTCTTCCTTCCCAATTTGCGTTTTGAATAGTTGATGCCACAAGGAGTGGAAAATAACACCAAAGCCCAAAGATTATTTATATCAGGAATGAATAACAGTTGAATTAGTGGGATCGTCGATTGTGGAAGTTTGGAATTTCATTTTGCTATGATGCATTGGAGAAATTACATAAGTTATTggatatttatgttttaaattttaattaattagtgaattaattaatatgaggttagttaatattcaacaattcctaattattcaattttaaatattcggTTTGTTACTAACTTGTAGTTACGTCGAGTTTATCAATtcgtaattaaaatttattaatcctTTTACCGTAATTGAGTTAGGATGAATGtctccaaaaagaaatatgcaAAGTCATATGAGCAAAATAACAAACACTCAATCACACGGCCACACTTGTGTCGGCCCGAACTCgttcattttaataaaaataattattgtataatatttttatcctGATAAATGTTGCTATTGAAAATTATTGGTTTTGTGCATGCATGTAAGTTGTTGTATTAATGAATAAAGTGATGCAAAATGTATTGGTTAATTTGGTTTAATCGAGTCGGGTCGGGTGATCTGTCCCTTGTGCGCCCCAACAAGTTGATCAATTTTCCTGGATacaattaatcatttaaatcttttacacattattattactagAAAGTActtatttgttaattaaaaatatgactgTCTTTTAGTCATTAGTGGAAATTGATGCCCGAAATAGAATATaccatttaaaaaatgtggTGGCATGTGTGTATTGTAGTAAGTggacaaattaattaatttcaacgAGGTACAAAACGCTActtaatactataatattaatataattaatggcTTCACTTTTCTTGCTAacgatttaatttgttaaccCTACCAAAGTATTACTACTACACTGGCGCGCATAGATTTTCCAGAaagcatttaaaaaaaacaacagatcatataatgatatactaatatataccCCAGATATGTGTCGTCTTagaattatttcaataaaatttaatgtaggaatataataatttgtaaGTGGGAgtggggatgaagtggtggcaTCCACCTCATTTTTGTCCATCTTTTCGGGGACCCTTTCAATTAAATCCCACTTTCACCACAACCACTAAAGGttatataattagttttatctTCTCTAGAGTGTGCTAAATAAATATCTTGGGCTAGGAGGTATTTCCTTCAGATCTATATGTGTACAGTGTTTGAGTGCACatttaagaaaacaaaatctcAAATACGTTCACTTAATTTTAGATAAAACCTAATGATGTGAAGTCATAGAGGGGAAAACTAACAAGATGATGCAATATGccactatttttattagattGATAGTGGTATCATTATCAACCaataatatacaaaaacaTTTGAGAGGCAGCTCATAATGTATCACCATTCACCACATTCTATCACTACTTGGTTTCAACGCCTCATTCGATGGCTGAGTTATTGccatattatatatttaaacaatATTCCACagttaataaatactagttgtaaaataaattgcttaataaataagaatattcAGCACAAAATACTATAGTACTTAGTAACTCTGTTATCGTTTGATACTTCGATTACTCATATTATCTACAAATTCAATGGCTACgggtgaattatttatttcatttttaggatTCTGATTTTTATCGATATTCTTCTTGTATACTCCACATAagcaaatctatatatatctactccgtattattttaaattgatgttatgaattcataattaatgatGGCAATTTATATAGAGTAGAAAActtagaataaatatttttaaataagcGCTTaggtttgaattttataaatattcatattaagTCCGAATGTGTCATATTTGATAGTATGTCAATAAAATTTGCGGGTCCTACATATGGTTTTTAAATCGACATACTAAAAAAACTTATCTTTTaggaacaaaaaaaatgacgCAATCACTTGCattgaaaaattttaaaaaataacaacaatttaggaTAAAAAGAAAAGCGTCTCTAAATTAATGACAAATTAagttaatgttttattttttaagaatgcTTCCATTTGCGTCCTATAATTTTAATCGGGACACCAACAATAAGAATGTTTTTTGAAGcgttgattttatatttagaaacactAATTAGCAtcatttgtattaaaaaatattcttaatgattttttttaattgtagtGAAGCTTGAATATTTACCgaaatgtatgtattattggTTGACAATAATGTAAAGTTATTGTaagttttaaataatgttcaaaacatataaatattttataggtattacacacattttaaatgataatgaAATTGCATGATGCAGCTTTCGATGTAAGCTACTACGTGTATATATCTTTTGCAGGCTAAagtgaaaacaattaaattgtaGGAAATTGAATTTCCCCATTAATAATTATcagaagaaagaaattatTGCGACCACCTTGGGTCATTTATctaggggtgggaatacggatatcgggtattgggttTATCCGTACTCAATCCGATACCCaccgggtattggatacccaatatccaattttatgggattgggTATGGGATtggatattgaaatttaagataaatcggATATTGGATAACCCGAATGGGTATTGGGTATTACtcgaatatccaatttattatttaaagaattttttaaattaggtttagccATTTTCGGCTTTAACAGCTGggctaatttatttactaattacaaCTTACTAGGTTAACTTTCTTtaaacttatataaataagtcAATTTCTCTTACGCTAGGTCACGGCTTCTCCAAACACTCACCTCGCATTCATCCTttggaataattattttgacttttgaattatattatcaATTGCTTCTacagtttaattaaatgcgtaacttttattattttatttgcatattgcataaccaattttcataaatataatcgtatactttaaaataaaagtgaccaatttttttctaattttatactaccaaataaatgcaacattaaacatattagttaatttaaatatttctatattaaattttaattagttattaacGCGCGTAAAgagtcgggtatttgggtacccTATACGTCGGGTATGGATACTTGGGGCGGGTATTGgagtatacaaaaatatatcgGGTCGGATTTTGGATAgatatttaaatgattttcgggtttggatatccGATTTTTTCGAGTCgcgtattcccacccctacATTTATCAATcacaatatttacataaatGTCGCAGAAACAAACATTCTTTCCCCTTGCCTCCTTTTATGtcatattactattaattctTGGGCCCTATAAGTGGAATATTAATGTTCTCCTTTTTGGGGGAAAGTTGTAAATAATTACTTTATCTTATTTTCCTGCCAGAATATTCAACTTGCTCTCCAAGCAAATGGAAGATCTACCCTTTTTAGATTCTTCTTAGCTAATTAAATCAAGTCCACAATCACAAGCAGCATCACGAGTCACCACACTATCTGTCCATCATAAACACTActatcataaatataataacatTGTCATAATATTTACCACTAGGCCTGGGTAGAGCTACATGACTTACTACTTTTGAAAGAAATTAGGGtgaaattacaaaacaaaatggaGGGCTATGTATCAAAGTTACACCAACATATCaaccaccaaaaaaaaatcaaaaatagttaaaagGTATGTATGAAAAGGAAACCGCACTTGATAATGGGGTTGCATCATATAGCCACATTGTCCtatcaatcataaaaatttaattgcaaACCACATGTATGGTGCTGATCGCTTCTTCCATCGCATTCAAatctctcatatttatttactcAATTCAAACGCACTACAAATAGTATATTCCCCGCTGAAATGCcactatatatacacacacgtCCTTCATTAACAGCCTCTCAAACCACAAAGAGTTGagacaaaatgaaaatggagaaAGAAGAAGTGAGAAAAGGGCCATGGATTGAGCAAGAAGATGTACAGCTTGTATTCTACGTGAACTTGTTTGGTGATCGCCGATGGGATTTCGTTGCTAAAGTTTCAGGTTTGAAGGTTGGCGGGAGACACAATATATAGGTAGGCCTGTTTAGGGCAACGGCCATCGTACCCCCAAAtcaaaaaaaccaaaaaagaagtATTAACATAAAAGTTTgaaattgttttcttgttaCAGGTTTGAAACGAAGTGGCAAGAGCTGCAGGCTGCGGTGGGTTAACTACCTTCACCCCGACCTCAAACGAGGCAAGATGACTCCCAATGAAGAGCGTCTCGTTGTCGAGCTTCAGTCCAAATGGGGAAATAGgttaatacttttttttattttccctaattttattttattttttggttttggtgttTCTTACAGTTTGATTTGATCATATTTAGGTGGTCGAAAATTGCCCAAAAACTGCCTGGGCGCACAGATAATGAGATCAAGAACTACTGGAGGACCCATATGAGGAAGAAGGCTCaagagaggaagaagacgaagaagaataagaaagTGTCATCTTCTCCATCCTCGtcttcaacttcttcttcatcgtcatcttcattttccaactcctcctccacccccaACAGCCCTAGGCCGGGGGACTCTGCCTCTGCCCCTGCCACAGGGATAGAGGGGGAGAGGAGTTTCTACGACACTGGTGGGGTGGAACTACCTACTCTTGGAGAGAAGAACAAGACTGGTGGTTTGGAGGTGGAAGTAGGGAACAAGGTATACTCCATGGATGATCTATGGAAAGAATTCGAATTTTCGGAGAACTGCCCACTAACCTCACAAACAGTGGCTTCTCCCATATGGGATTACTGCCCAACTGACTCTTTGTGGTGTATGAGTGAAGAAGAAAGCAAGATGTTGAtgatgcagcagcagcagcctttccctttttataattatatgattgGCTAACTAGAAAAGAAGTTAAATTTTTAcatgaaaaaagaagagaggagTATTTTCTCATAAGGGAATGGGGGTTGTAATTAGCTCTCCTTGTATATTTGGATTTAGGGTTCTTTTCTAATGTGTATTGTTGGCATTTCTGTTTCAAGTCAATGTAATTAAATCATGCATCTTAGCGTGTGAATACTATAAAGAAGTTAATTTCATGCTCAATAGAGGTGGCTTTGCCTTTATATAAATCGATTTTATTTGTTCGAATCACAAAATCTGTGTATTTCTTTTGGATTGAGCTTGGTAACAGAAgctttgtgaagaaaaaatcGGCATCTGAAGTCTACTTTGCAATAGGTTACCACAAATATAAGATACTCCTAACAAAATAAAGAGTTCCACACAGATgtaatcaaatttcaaacacAGCACAAACAAAAATAGCATTCCAGAATAAACGCGAATATTCTTTAGTTTATCAATGTAAAACCAAATAAAGCACAAACAAAAATAGcattccaaaattaaatatgatctGCACGAATACA harbors:
- the LOC125219327 gene encoding transcription factor MYB59-like, yielding MKMEKEEVRKGPWIEQEDVQLVFYVNLFGDRRWDFVAKVSGLKRSGKSCRLRWVNYLHPDLKRGKMTPNEERLVVELQSKWGNRWSKIAQKLPGRTDNEIKNYWRTHMRKKAQERKKTKKNKKVSSSPSSSSTSSSSSSSFSNSSSTPNSPRPGDSASAPATGIEGERSFYDTGGVELPTLGEKNKTGGLEVEVGNKVYSMDDLWKEFEFSENCPLTSQTVASPIWDYCPTDSLWCMSEEESKMLMMQQQQPFPFYNYMIG